TTGACAGTAGCGTTGGAGATGTTGGTTGCAGTGTTAAAACATAATCAACTGGATAATCTCTGCAAGCATCATATATTACAGCATCAAGTGTCACCGCATCCCCACATAAATTTTCTGCTCTATGGATAACTTTTATACTATAGTATCGAGCAATCAACTCAATTTCTGGAGAATCTGTTGTAATAATAATATCAGTAATATATTTCGATTTTATCGCATTTTCAATACAGTAGGCAATTAACGGTTTTCCATTAACAATCCTGATATTTTTGTTAGGGATACCTCTTGAGCCGGCTCTTGCTGGAATTACTGATAAAATTTTCATGGAGTTATTCTTTTTCCTCAAATAAATCATCAAATTTGACGCGTTTAAAGACGTCCAACTCACCACCACTAGTCACGATATAAATCTTGTTCAACGAAGCCACTCGCGTGGCGGAAAGCCCCGTTTATGATATACACGGACTTTAGCCAGCCAATTCGAACTGGTTAATAAAAAAGTCTCAATAAGTTACTGAATTACTTTATTACCTTGTTGTGGGCTGCGCCTCGGTGCTGAAATGTCAAATCAGCCCATGGCTGTTACAACAAAAAGGAGTATACAATGGATCCGATAGAAATTAAACGGCTTGACGAAATGTATCAGAAACATCATCAAGTGCTTATTCTCCGCAAACGACATTTTAACCCCATCTACGGACATTCCTAAATTAGGTTAATATACGTCCCAAAAAGGAGGGGCATATTGAATAACTCATCGGGACGAATGGAGAATTTCTGAAAACTAACAATTGAAGCCTGCAATAATGAGAGGGCATAAAAAATTATGATGGACCAAGATCCCCTCCAACTTCTTGACAAATCACATGAAGACCAAATACTATTGATTTTCAAAAATGTTCCGTCTCGACGGAAAGATTATTGCTGATATAGTCCGATTGAAAAGCGTTTGCCAAAGCTTGTGCCCAGCACGGCGTCAAAATTGTGATCATGGATGTTGAAGTATCAGAGCCCCAATCTGCTCAGACATTATCCAAAAGATAGGGGTGCCCCATGCTCAGATATGCCGAATTTTAGCGAAGATGGATGGCCCAAATAAGAAAAGGAGTCATTGTGAATATCCTGTCAACATACTCTGTTGTTGCAGCCAACCGAAATCTATACGAGCATTGGGTGCCCTGTAACCTATTTTTCCTCAAAGGGAGGAGCCCCAAGGCTTTTCTCAGTATCTGGCCTCCTATTGGGCAAACAAAGAAGGACGCCTGAGCCAATGTACATCCTTTGGGGCGGGGTATGTAATCATCGCGAAAAGTGATTTGGACTGGTGAAAGGAGGTTGGGCACTATGGTAATTGAGATGAAAGCATTATATGTTTAATCAAAAATATGTTTCAGGTAACGCGGTGATAAAATTAAGCACGCACCAACTTCGCAAGCTCCAGTTAACTGAATTAGAGATGCTTATAGAGTTGGATAGAATATGCAACAAATGCAATATTAAATACAATATTATCGGCGGGACTTTACTCGGAGCAATACGACATGGAGGATTCATTCCATGGGATGATGACGCAGATGTTGCTATGATGAGAAATGAGTATGAAAAGTTCAGAGAAGCCTGTAAAGTTGAACTTGACGCCTCAAGATTTTATTTCCAAGACTATAGAAACACCAAAGGGTACAGGTGGAGTTATGGAAAAATAAGAAGAAAAAACACATTGTTTCTCAGAAAAAATCAGGAACATATGCCCTATGGACAAGAAGTTTTTATAGATGTATTTCCCATAGATAAAGCTCCAGATAATGATTTACATAGAAAAATATATAACTTTCATCTGTTTTGTATCAGAAAAATCTTATGGTCTGCCATAGGAAGATATTCAGAGCAGAATTTGTGTATCAAATATTTATATAAACTATTATATCTTATTCCAAGAAGCACTACGATTAAGCATTATGAACGATATATAAATAAGATAAACTCCCAAAATTATAAGCGTGCTCGTTTTGTCTTAATGCCATGCCCAAATAAAACATATGGTTATTATTTAGATTGGTTTAAGCATTCATCAGAATATGAATTTGAAGGAATAAAGTTAAAAGGAATTAAAGATTACAAAGAATTTTTAACGTTTGAATTTGGTAATTATATGAAATTTCCTCCGGTTGAGAAAAGGAAGGTTCACCCGGTTTCAAAGCTTAAATTGTTATGAAATGACGATAGAAATATTTAAGAACAAAAATGAAAGCAATTATATTAGCGGCAGGGCGCGGAAAAAGATTGGAACAGCACACAAAAGGACTGCCAAAGTGTTTGCTGAAACTGGGCAATGAAGCAATTTTGTCAAGAGAAATCAGGCTGTTGCAGGAAGCGGGAATCAGTAAAAAAAATATATATGTTGTAGGAGGATATAAATATGAGCAGCTTCTTGATGTTAGTCCTAATCTAATAATTAATGAATTGTTTGATGTTAAAGATAATGCCTATAGCCTTGGGCTTGCACTTGAAAGTGTTTTTGATGACGATGTGATTATTTTAGATGCAGACTTGTGCTTTGAAAAAGAACTACTTTTACAGATAATTAATTGTCCGCGTAAGAACGTACTGTTAAGTATAGCATCAGGTGATTTACATGAAAGTACAGGCATTAAACTATCTGACGACAACACTGTGAAAGCCGTCGGCAAACAGTACAAAAATACAGGGTATGTATATATCAGCATCTTTAAGATAGCAAAAGAAATCATAGTAGATTTCAGAGAAAAACTGCTCGAAAATAGAAGCTCAGAAACATGGTATACATTAGCGATTACTCAATTGTGTGATACACATAAGTTTTATAATTTGGTAACAAACAGCAAATGGCATGAGATTGATTTTATTGAAGACTATCATCAAACAAAGCAGATGTTTAATTTGCACTAAGGATATCTGATGAAAGTTGTAATTTTAGCAGCAGGAAAAACAAATTACATATTAAAGAACGAAAAAATCCCAAAATGCTTATTAAAATTAAACAGTGAAACTGTTATTGAACGCCAGATAAGAATTTTAAATGACTTTGGTGTCGTCAATAACGATATATTTGTAGTCGTTGGTTATAAACAAGAGTTGATCAAAAATACCCTACAAAAAGATATAAGAGTAATTGCAAATGAATTTTTTGATACTTATGACAATACATATAGTTTGTATTTAGGTCTCAAAAATATTGAAGAAGACGTTGTTGTTATAGATGGGGATATTGTATTTGATGATAAAGACTTAAAGAAATTATTAGCTTGTGAAAAAGATATCCTATCGATTAAAAAAACAGATAACCGATATGGTGAAACCGGAGTTGTAATTGATGATTCCGGCAAAGTGACCCAAATAGGCAAGCACATAGAAAACTTGGAATACTGCTATACCGGGATCATGAAACTATTACCTGATACGGTTAATGAATTAATTAATAAAATAGAACAAGGCTATTACAATACATGGTATTCAATACCGTTAAATGAAATTCTAAGAAAATGTCAAATTAATGCAATGATGTTCGATAAACTGGTTATGGACATTAATAATGCAAATGATTATGACATAATTAAAAAATACCTGCATGTTGATAATGAGTTAATACTGGTAACAGGAGCATCAGGATTATTAGGGAACAAATTATATCATATACTAAAAAGAAACCATAATTGCATAGGCATACAAAACACATCATCTTTAGAAGATTTGGATAATCTTGATTTGTCAGATCTGGAATTATTGGAATCATACCTGAAAATTAAAAAGCCGACTACTATAATTCATACCGCTGCCCTCGCAGATCCTGATACCTGTAAAGAAAACAGAGAATTGGCTGAACGGATTAATATTGAACTAGTAAACAATCTGTGCAAACTATCCAAAGATATGAAAATAAAATTTATCTTCATATCAACGGACTATGTTTTCGATGGAAAATTAAATAAAGAATATGATTTAGATGCCCAAAGAAACCCTCTAAATTATTATGGCGCGACTAAAGTAGAAGCAGAAGACCTTGTATTAAAACATAAAGATTCACTAATTATAAGAATACCTATCATTTTTGGCTATAATCATGAAAATGACAAGAGAACATTTGTTAAAAAAACTATTGAAAAGTTGAGAGCTAACCAGGAAATCCGGCTGGATAATAAACAAGTGAGATATCCGACATTAATTGATGAAATAGCATTTGAAATTGAAAAGAATCTGAAAACCAAAGGGATACTCCATATTTCAAGTCCAAGCCCAACTACTAAATATAAGTGGGCAAAACAAATTGCAAAAATCTATAAACTGGATGAAAGCTTAATACACGAAAATATAGATTCATGCTTAAAAGACAGGCCATCTAAAATAAGATTAAAAACAAAAAATGAATGTCAATTGTCTGAGTTGGAAGATACGCTGCAAATAATGCACAATCAGCAATCTTGTGCATTTAAATTACTTTATAAAGGCAGAGCAAATGAAGTGATTTACGGTAAAAATGTCGGCAGCTATAGGTTTAACCTTGGAGAGATGCTAAAAAGCGCTGTTCCGGAAAATGTAATTGATGAAATAGATTCTATTATGCCGGTTCCTTCATCTGGCTTGTACTATGCAATGGGATTGGCAAAGGGATTAAAAAAGCCTTATGTTGAGAGTCTTATAAAGCCGGACAAAAAGGTGAGGACCTTTCAAATTGCAGATATTGTTTCAAGAGAAAGGCATATTAGAGAAAAGATTTATCCTATTCAGGAATTAATTAGAGGAAAAAACATTATGCTTGTGGATGAGGCTATATTCACAGGTATAACGCTTAAAGTTGTATGTGATATGGTTAAAGCCTGTGGCGCAGGTAAAATATATATAGCTATTCCCACCTCTCTTTCTAAAAATAAATGTCATAGTTATGTTCAGCCCAACAGAGACCTGTTATCCCAGGAATATGATGAAACTAATATTCACAGGTATTTTAAAATAGATGGCGTATTCTTTCAGAATAGTGACACTTTTATTGAATCAATGAAAGACATAGATTGTGTATGTTATAATTGTTTTGTGTGAGAAAAGACATGTAAAGTGTCTAATACAGGAAAAAGGGGAAACTGCATTCTATGTTGCAAAGCAATTATAAGTTATCTCAAAATAAAGATATCCTGATCAGTATGGAGTTATCGGATTGTTAGACTCATTTGCGGCTCAACGCTCTTTAATAGATAGACTGCTTCATAAGATAGAGTAAAAAATGGAGACTGGTATATGAATATATTAGATTTTAGTGATGAAATCGAATTCATAGCATATATGAAGAATATTGCAACAAGTAAAGATATCTATGTGTACGGAGCAGGAAGATATGGGCAGGCGTTTGGTACCGCTTTTAAAAATCACGAAATTAATTTCAGGGGATACATCGATTCTAATGTCGAGTTAATAGGCAATACCCTATCAGATAAACCAATCTTCAACTTCGATGACATTCAAATGAATTCAAACACTATCGTTATCATCAGTATGCGAAAAACTAAATATTGGCATGATATCGATGAAATAGATTCAAAGTTGAAGCGTATGGGCCTGCCATCTGAAAACATACTCTATTTTGGATATAATTATGATTTGATTGATTATCTAACAACTTCTGCTATAGATGTGGACAAAATAATACATAAAAATTTAAAATTAAAGAATATCTATAAAAACAAAAGGGGCTTCATCATTGGTAATGGACCAAGCCTATGTTTGAAAGATATAAATCGTTTGATAGCAGAAGTAACATTAGGGTGCAATTCACTATATTATATTTATAAAAAAACAGAATGGAGACCAACCTGTTTTTTTATGCATGATTCATCATTTTGGGACAAACATGTGAAATCGGACACACAGTTGGATTATTTCAGTGAAAATTGCGAATATCTCTTTACATCTTTGTCGGGTTTTGCATATGAGAACAGTAAGAGATCAGGCAAATTAGAAACTTGTGACAATTTATTTTGTTTGCATATACTACAACACAAAATGGATGCAGTTAAATTTGTACCCGACTTAACCCAAAAAATCCATACCTCCGCAACAACCCTATATACGATGCTCCAGACAGCTGTCTTTATGGGTATTCATGAAATATATCTTATAGGAGTGGATTTTTCATTCCAACGCACGATTGACAGCAAAGGAAATTTAATCGTAAATCCTGCTGTTACAGATCATCCTGAGATTATCCGTGCAGAAGGAATAGAAGGAGTCTATTATCCAGATCACATATTGCATGGATACAAAGTTGCTAAACAATACGCAGATGCGAATGGAATCAAAATTTATAATGCAACTCGCGGCGGTGAGTTGGAAATTTTTGAAAGGGTGGATTTTGATTCATTATTCATTAAAAAAAATGAGGGTTAAGTAGCGCCGTTTTAATAATTTAATTTTTTTACAATTTTTCATCCGGGCGATTATCTCATGTTCAAAATTAAACGAGCGTAACCTCATTCAGGTAATACGAAAAAATAAAAACGAGAGAATATTATGAAATATTATATTTTTGGAGCCGGCAGCAATGTATTTGGGGTTCTGAAGTTTTTTGGATTAGAAAATATTATTGCAATCATTGATAACGACAAGGATAAGACAGGAAGACAATTAAAAGGATTGGATATCATTTCGTTCAATGATTTACTTAAAAAATATAATAACGAGATGATAATTATATCAGTCATAAACTATTATAAAGGGATTAAAAATCAACTCGAAGAAAAGGGGATAACCAATTATTATTGCAGCCCGAAAATGATTGAGTCCTATTATAAAATCAGCGAAATATGCAATTGGCTGAAGAGCATTAATAGAAAGATTATTTTTTACGACATCAATCCATGGTCAATCCGGTATTGCCAATTGCTGAAACAAAACAATATGGCATATTTAGTAAAGGGCTTCTATGTTGGCGATAGTAAGGTTAAAGGGATAAAGCAGGAATTGGTGGAAAAGAACAAAATCGACTCAACAGATATCATAATCAAAACAGGAAAGAACCAACAGATTGATTTGAAAAACGAAGTATATGATTTGTTTAATTTTCATGAGACGCATTCTTTTGTAAAACAAAATGAAAACTTAGAGCTATATAAATTTAAGAATCTATATGACGGACAAAAATGCTTTATTATAGGAAATGGACCAAGTCTATTGCATGAAGACTTAGAAAAGATTGAAAAAAGCAGCTTTATTTCATTTGGGTGCAACAGAATTTATAAAATATATAAAACTACAAAATGGAGAGCGGACTACTATTGTGTTGTTGATTTAAGACTGATTGATGCTATTAAAGACGACATACAAACACCTGTTGCGAAAAAGGGAACATTCGCGAAGGAATTCTATTATGACGCTTTAGAAAGTATTAACCACCTTGGTGACCTTTATAGATTTAAGGAGTTATGGCAAGATGTAAATAACGAAGAGTTTAAGTTCACAGATGATATCAGGAAAGGAATTTATCAAGGTTTTACTGTTACATATGTGATGTTGCAAATTGCTGTATACATGGGATTTAAGGAGATATATTTACTAGGAGTGGATTTTACATTTGTTGCAAAGCAAGATGGAAAGCAACATTTTTATGACAATGATAATGTGGATGTTTTCGATCCTATAGTAGTTAAGAATCTATATAAAAATGATTTGTTAAAAGCATATAGAGCTGCAAAAAGATATGCAGACAATTCTGAAATTAAAATTTTTAATGCAACACGCGGTGGTGAGTTAGAAGTCTTTGAAAGAGTGAGTTTTGACAGCATATGTTGAAAACACTAATAATAATTAATTCAGTGGAGGTCAGATGAATAATAAGAAAAAAATTGTAGCATTTGTACCTATTAAGTTAAATAGCCAAAGACTGCATAACAAAAACATACTGCCTCTTATGAATCGTCCTATGTGTTGGCATATATTTGATAATTTATGCAAGGTAAAAGAAATCGATGAAATATGTGTGTATTGTAGTGATAAAAAAATAAAAGAATATATTCCAAGTGAAGTAAATTTTATAAAAAGGAATAAAAAGTTAGATGAGGATTTTGTTAAAGGCTTTGAAATATATGAAGCATTTATAAATGATGTTGATGCGGATATGTATATTCTTGCTCATGCGACCTCTCCTTTTCTAAAAGCAGACACGCTTGAATTGGCTTTAAATAAAGTAATAAGTGGAGAGTATGACTCAGCATTTTCAGTCAAAAAATTTCAAACATTTGCATGGTATAAAAACAAACCAATTAATTATAATTTACTTGATGTCCCTCGAACTCAAGATATGGGGCCTATATACATAGAAACAAGTGGATTTTATATGTTTAATAAAGAAATCTTTACCAAGCATCGCAGGAGAATAGGATTTAAAGCGTATATGCAAGAAGTTTGTGATGTAGAAGCAATAGATATAGATACGAAAGACGATTATGAGTTCGCTACACTAATCGCTAAATATAAAGAGGGTATTTAGAAACAGTTAAGTGTTTTAATTGATAAAACGCAAAAAGGTTACACTCGAATCAATAACAGACATAGGTTATGTATATTATAGTTATTTTGTATGAGGAAAAAATGCAAAGAGTTTTAATATGGGGAAAAGGTGAAGCTGCACTTTATGTTGCAGAGCAATTAAAAAATTATCCTGATCAGTATGAAATTATTGGATTGGTAGACTCATATGCGACTGAAGACTCTTTACATGATTTAGCTGTTTATACTCCGGAGGCTATTGATACTGATATAACAGTTGACCAAGTTATCATATCTGTTACCGGCAAACGCGGCTTATACCAGATTATAGAAATTTTATTACAAAAAAAAGTTAGGGATATCTTTTTATTAAAGTATCTTGCGGCACAAGAAAAATGGCCCTTGCTTGACAGCAATGGATATATTGATACCCATCTGCGAAAGATCAGGTTTTCAGATCAAAGACCGACTTTCCTCTATGTTGAAATTCCCATTGTGAACCATTGTAATTTAAATTGCAAAGGGTG
This window of the uncultured Desulfobacter sp. genome carries:
- a CDS encoding LicD family protein produces the protein MFNQKYVSGNAVIKLSTHQLRKLQLTELEMLIELDRICNKCNIKYNIIGGTLLGAIRHGGFIPWDDDADVAMMRNEYEKFREACKVELDASRFYFQDYRNTKGYRWSYGKIRRKNTLFLRKNQEHMPYGQEVFIDVFPIDKAPDNDLHRKIYNFHLFCIRKILWSAIGRYSEQNLCIKYLYKLLYLIPRSTTIKHYERYINKINSQNYKRARFVLMPCPNKTYGYYLDWFKHSSEYEFEGIKLKGIKDYKEFLTFEFGNYMKFPPVEKRKVHPVSKLKLL
- a CDS encoding NTP transferase domain-containing protein codes for the protein MKAIILAAGRGKRLEQHTKGLPKCLLKLGNEAILSREIRLLQEAGISKKNIYVVGGYKYEQLLDVSPNLIINELFDVKDNAYSLGLALESVFDDDVIILDADLCFEKELLLQIINCPRKNVLLSIASGDLHESTGIKLSDDNTVKAVGKQYKNTGYVYISIFKIAKEIIVDFREKLLENRSSETWYTLAITQLCDTHKFYNLVTNSKWHEIDFIEDYHQTKQMFNLH
- a CDS encoding sugar nucleotide-binding protein, whose translation is MKVVILAAGKTNYILKNEKIPKCLLKLNSETVIERQIRILNDFGVVNNDIFVVVGYKQELIKNTLQKDIRVIANEFFDTYDNTYSLYLGLKNIEEDVVVIDGDIVFDDKDLKKLLACEKDILSIKKTDNRYGETGVVIDDSGKVTQIGKHIENLEYCYTGIMKLLPDTVNELINKIEQGYYNTWYSIPLNEILRKCQINAMMFDKLVMDINNANDYDIIKKYLHVDNELILVTGASGLLGNKLYHILKRNHNCIGIQNTSSLEDLDNLDLSDLELLESYLKIKKPTTIIHTAALADPDTCKENRELAERINIELVNNLCKLSKDMKIKFIFISTDYVFDGKLNKEYDLDAQRNPLNYYGATKVEAEDLVLKHKDSLIIRIPIIFGYNHENDKRTFVKKTIEKLRANQEIRLDNKQVRYPTLIDEIAFEIEKNLKTKGILHISSPSPTTKYKWAKQIAKIYKLDESLIHENIDSCLKDRPSKIRLKTKNECQLSELEDTLQIMHNQQSCAFKLLYKGRANEVIYGKNVGSYRFNLGEMLKSAVPENVIDEIDSIMPVPSSGLYYAMGLAKGLKKPYVESLIKPDKKVRTFQIADIVSRERHIREKIYPIQELIRGKNIMLVDEAIFTGITLKVVCDMVKACGAGKIYIAIPTSLSKNKCHSYVQPNRDLLSQEYDETNIHRYFKIDGVFFQNSDTFIESMKDIDCVCYNCFV
- a CDS encoding 6-hydroxymethylpterin diphosphokinase MptE-like protein; translated protein: MKYYIFGAGSNVFGVLKFFGLENIIAIIDNDKDKTGRQLKGLDIISFNDLLKKYNNEMIIISVINYYKGIKNQLEEKGITNYYCSPKMIESYYKISEICNWLKSINRKIIFYDINPWSIRYCQLLKQNNMAYLVKGFYVGDSKVKGIKQELVEKNKIDSTDIIIKTGKNQQIDLKNEVYDLFNFHETHSFVKQNENLELYKFKNLYDGQKCFIIGNGPSLLHEDLEKIEKSSFISFGCNRIYKIYKTTKWRADYYCVVDLRLIDAIKDDIQTPVAKKGTFAKEFYYDALESINHLGDLYRFKELWQDVNNEEFKFTDDIRKGIYQGFTVTYVMLQIAVYMGFKEIYLLGVDFTFVAKQDGKQHFYDNDNVDVFDPIVVKNLYKNDLLKAYRAAKRYADNSEIKIFNATRGGELEVFERVSFDSIC